The proteins below are encoded in one region of Chroicocephalus ridibundus chromosome 9, bChrRid1.1, whole genome shotgun sequence:
- the YIPF6 gene encoding protein YIPF6, with protein sequence MAAAEGSGAGGSLFAGLADVSISEDIPVEGEITVPVGSHSPDEDFSTLDEPVRDTIMRDLKAVGKKFVHVMYPKKSSALLRDWDLWGPLVLCVSLALMLQGGSADSKDDGGPQFAEVFVIIWFGAVVITLNSKLLGGTISFFQSLCVLGYCVLPLTVAMLVCRLVLLAGSGTVSFIIRLIVVVAMFGWSTLASTAFLADSQPPNRKALVVYPIFLFYFVISWMILTFTPQ encoded by the exons atggcggcggcggaggggagcggTGCCGGGGGTTCGTTG TTTGCAGGTCTTGCAGATGTGTCGATATCTGAAGACATTCCGGTGGAGGGGGAGATTACTGTTCCTGTCGGATCTCACTCTCCTGATGAAGACTTCTCCACACTGGATGAGCCTGTTAGGGATACTATT ATGAGAGATCTGAAGGCTGTTGGGAAGAAATTTGTCCATGTCATGTATCCAAAGAAGAGCAGTGCGCTTCTCAGAGACT GGGATCTTTGGGGCCCTTTGGTGCTTTGTGTCTCGCTTGCGCT GATGCTTCAGGGTGGATCTGCAGATAGTAAAGACGACGGAGGGCCCCAGTTTGCCGAGGTCTTTGTCATCATCTGGTTTGGTGCAGTTGTCATCACACTAAACTCAAAGCTTCTCGGAGGAACTAT ATCCTTTTTTCAGAGCCTGTGCGTTCTGGGTTACTGTGTCCTGCCCCTGACAGTAGCAATGCTGGTGTGCAGGCTGGTACTGCTGGCAGGTTCTGGGACTGTCAGCTTCATTATACGTCTTATTGTAGTAGTAGCTATGTTTGGCTGGTCAACGTTAG cATCTACAGCTTTCTTGGCAGACAGTCAGCCTCCAAACCGCAAAGCTCTTGTTGTGTACCCCATCTTCCTCTTCTACTTTGTTATCAGCTGGATGATTCTCACCTTTACACCTCAGTGA